Proteins co-encoded in one Candidatus Zixiibacteriota bacterium genomic window:
- a CDS encoding HNH endonuclease gives MNNSSLINRNVLMLNQNYEPLTVCPARRALMLLFQGKAEMIETADGLRVRTVSTSYALPSVVRLSEYKRVPFKRIMLSRKNILTRDDHQCQYCGTRKGPMTIDHVIPRTQHGSDSWENLVTACVKCNNRKGNRSPERAGMSLLRKPQRPTYVAFIQRYLGVADQRWRPYLFMD, from the coding sequence ATGAACAACTCCTCGCTTATCAACCGTAACGTTCTGATGCTCAATCAGAACTACGAGCCGCTCACCGTGTGTCCGGCTCGCCGGGCTCTCATGTTGCTTTTTCAGGGCAAAGCCGAGATGATCGAGACAGCCGACGGGCTCCGGGTGCGGACGGTTTCGACCAGCTACGCGCTGCCGTCGGTGGTGCGCCTGTCCGAGTACAAGCGCGTCCCGTTCAAACGGATCATGCTCTCCCGGAAAAACATCCTCACCCGCGACGATCACCAGTGTCAATACTGCGGGACGCGGAAGGGACCGATGACGATCGACCACGTTATACCGCGCACCCAGCACGGGAGCGATTCGTGGGAGAATCTGGTCACGGCCTGCGTGAAGTGCAACAACCGGAAGGGCAACCGTTCGCCGGAGAGAGCCGGCATGAGTTTGCTTCGCAAGCCCCAGCGCCCGACCTACGTGGCGTTTATTCAGCGGTATCTCGGTGTGGCCGATCAGCGCTGGCGTCCGTACCTGTTCATGGACTGA
- a CDS encoding SagB/ThcOx family dehydrogenase yields the protein MRQYFCRALLFVLMLPVGLFAQESEGYSIGQRFHLETSFGDQGIKSDSPYWGDNVPPYKSYTGATKHPLPLEPVEGLAVEDAIRERRSVRSFVDAPIELTELARLLLSGNGVTERRGDVDHRATPSAGALYPIELYVVARRVTDLPSGLYHFQPQDSTLVLIEAADFSRDIRMVANGQEWISGAAATVFVTARFDRTTQKYADRGYRYVYMESGMVAENICLQAVSLGLGTTTVGAFNDDAANELAGIDGVFEATLLLIPVGRGAK from the coding sequence ATGCGTCAGTATTTCTGCCGTGCACTGCTTTTTGTCTTGATGTTGCCTGTCGGTTTGTTTGCCCAGGAGTCCGAGGGGTACTCGATCGGGCAGCGGTTTCATCTCGAAACCAGTTTCGGCGACCAGGGCATCAAATCCGACAGCCCCTACTGGGGCGACAACGTCCCACCGTACAAGTCCTATACCGGCGCAACCAAACACCCCCTGCCGCTGGAACCGGTCGAGGGACTCGCAGTCGAGGACGCTATTCGCGAGCGCCGTTCGGTCCGGTCGTTCGTGGATGCGCCGATCGAGCTGACCGAACTGGCCCGGCTGCTTCTGTCCGGTAACGGGGTGACCGAGCGCCGTGGCGATGTCGACCACCGCGCGACGCCCTCGGCGGGCGCGCTCTACCCGATAGAGCTGTACGTGGTGGCTCGTCGGGTAACGGATCTGCCGTCGGGTCTGTACCATTTTCAGCCGCAGGATTCGACGCTGGTGTTGATCGAGGCGGCGGATTTCTCGCGCGATATTCGCATGGTCGCCAACGGGCAGGAGTGGATCAGCGGCGCTGCCGCCACCGTTTTTGTCACGGCCCGGTTTGACCGGACCACGCAGAAGTACGCCGACCGTGGATACCGGTATGTCTACATGGAGTCGGGCATGGTGGCCGAGAACATCTGCCTGCAGGCGGTGTCGCTGGGTCTGGGGACGACTACGGTCGGAGCGTTTAACGACGATGCCGCCAACGAACTGGCAGGGATCGACGGGGTGTTTGAGGCGACTTTGCTGCTGATCCCGGTGGGGAGAGGCGCGAAGTAA
- a CDS encoding Ig-like domain-containing protein, which produces MPIIRTIQTSIAGLLIVALITILLACGGDGPTGGGDKTPPAVTSTGPSDGAVGVPVNGSVSATFSEAIASSSVTPQSFTLTPAGGSAVGATFTSTGTTITLRPVADLAYETVHTARLTTAIADLAGNRLAAEYAWTFTTEQDPNGLPATIVGTRPINNAVNIAVDTTIEAEFSKGMDPATITTATVQLTDSTDTEVPSSVAYTPATRTLTLTPDDSLDYGAQYTVTIGTGVLDTFGIALGSAYSWQFFTEPDPETPVVSMTWPKNDAILDDTVTLQVDITAWAAIDSVVYYLGTNPIGTVTGAPYSLAWTVSGMAVGNPYALFARVYDAQGRMGASQTFTVYYQWVLVGNDINDAWPTDLRRVYARTTNDHLILRVETSEPWNSYPYPKDTIVGVDTVVFLDTSFAAAIYFDSDRNPLTGRRDFAQINLNGIGADHRILIGFFGGDTTLSHWAVYTDTSLWELDYDTTGLAYHDVPPDANTFTIAVPWADLDDASGVDLMVLNANIDLNSPGTTPLTDFIPDLGSGVISIDRADRWLGGSFDKSVLGGSPTRTKARPTGPIVVPNPFNR; this is translated from the coding sequence ATACCGATCATCAGGACTATTCAAACGTCAATTGCCGGTCTGCTGATAGTCGCCCTGATCACGATCCTGCTCGCCTGCGGTGGCGACGGCCCGACCGGCGGCGGCGACAAGACCCCGCCTGCCGTAACATCAACCGGCCCCTCCGATGGCGCCGTCGGCGTGCCCGTCAACGGCTCGGTGTCGGCCACCTTCTCCGAGGCGATTGCCTCCTCGTCCGTGACGCCGCAGTCATTCACCCTGACCCCGGCCGGCGGTTCGGCCGTCGGCGCGACCTTCACGTCGACCGGCACAACCATTACGCTTCGACCGGTTGCAGACCTCGCATACGAGACCGTGCACACGGCCCGGCTGACGACCGCCATTGCCGATCTTGCCGGCAACCGACTCGCCGCCGAGTACGCGTGGACGTTCACGACCGAACAGGACCCCAATGGGCTTCCCGCTACGATCGTCGGCACCCGGCCGATCAACAACGCCGTCAACATCGCAGTGGATACGACCATCGAGGCGGAGTTCTCAAAAGGGATGGACCCCGCGACTATAACGACGGCCACTGTGCAACTCACCGACTCCACCGACACCGAAGTCCCGTCTTCGGTGGCATATACGCCGGCGACTCGCACGCTCACGCTCACACCCGATGACAGCCTCGATTACGGCGCGCAGTATACCGTGACCATCGGCACGGGCGTGCTTGATACGTTCGGGATTGCTCTGGGGTCCGCATATTCGTGGCAGTTCTTCACCGAACCGGATCCCGAGACGCCCGTTGTCTCCATGACGTGGCCCAAAAACGACGCGATCCTCGATGATACCGTGACACTGCAGGTCGATATTACTGCCTGGGCCGCAATCGACTCGGTCGTGTATTACCTGGGGACGAACCCGATCGGCACGGTTACCGGCGCGCCGTACAGCCTCGCGTGGACCGTGAGCGGTATGGCGGTCGGAAACCCGTACGCGTTGTTCGCCCGCGTCTACGATGCGCAGGGGCGCATGGGAGCGTCGCAGACGTTCACCGTGTATTACCAATGGGTGTTGGTCGGCAATGACATCAACGACGCGTGGCCGACCGATCTCCGAAGAGTCTACGCCCGCACGACCAACGATCACCTGATACTTCGCGTCGAGACCTCCGAACCGTGGAACAGCTACCCGTATCCGAAAGACACGATAGTAGGTGTCGACACGGTGGTCTTTCTCGACACGTCATTTGCGGCAGCCATCTATTTTGACTCCGACAGAAACCCGCTGACGGGACGCCGGGACTTTGCGCAAATCAACTTGAACGGAATCGGCGCGGACCATCGCATACTGATCGGCTTCTTCGGAGGGGACACGACTCTCTCTCACTGGGCGGTCTACACCGACACGTCGCTGTGGGAACTGGATTACGACACAACCGGGCTGGCGTATCACGATGTGCCGCCCGATGCGAACACGTTTACGATCGCTGTTCCGTGGGCCGACCTCGACGATGCTTCGGGCGTCGACCTGATGGTACTCAACGCCAACATCGATTTGAACTCTCCCGGCACGACGCCGTTAACTGATTTCATTCCCGACCTGGGCTCAGGTGTCATCAGTATCGATCGCGCCGACCGGTGGCTCGGTGGGAGTTTTGACAAGTCTGTATTGGGTGGGTCGCCGACACGGACGAAAGCCCGTCCGACAGGGCCGATCGTGGTGCCGAACCCGTTCAACCGGTAG
- a CDS encoding inner membrane CreD family protein, whose product MVKRIIALAFIFGCTTVAWAILGTSTVIRTESQDDKLAQRVSKLWGQSQWQHAPDLTFKTEEERLVDWMVDGRPQQQRRVVAVDKPQVLDSSTIAVSLQLDHRKKGLLWYSTYRVEFDGSYLVSNPGGQDREYTFTYRFPARDGIYDNFMLSVDGNEVRDLQPVDGAVSREIRLAPGEQARVRVSYGSQGLDEWWYVFGTNVAQVRNLSLTMYTDFGDIDFPDDAISPTSKEKTEDGWKLTWAYGNLISGVQIGMVMPKKLNPGPFVSRVSFFAPVSLFLFLFLMFMITTLRDIKIHPMNYFFVSAAFFAFHLLLAYLADHVDIHIAFAISAVVSILLVISYMRLVVGTRFALVETGLAQLVYLVAFSYAFFLEGYTGLTITVLCIVTLFVMMQLTGRINWEEKFASIKSGDSRPARSLGGLRDKGD is encoded by the coding sequence ATGGTCAAGCGCATTATCGCGCTGGCGTTTATTTTCGGCTGTACGACAGTCGCGTGGGCCATACTGGGTACCTCGACTGTCATTCGAACGGAGAGCCAGGACGACAAACTCGCTCAACGCGTCAGCAAACTCTGGGGGCAGTCCCAGTGGCAGCACGCCCCTGATCTCACGTTCAAGACGGAAGAAGAGAGACTGGTCGACTGGATGGTCGATGGCCGGCCGCAGCAGCAGCGGCGTGTGGTCGCGGTCGACAAACCGCAGGTGCTCGACAGCAGCACGATAGCCGTCTCGCTGCAACTCGACCACCGCAAGAAGGGACTTCTCTGGTACTCGACCTACCGGGTCGAATTCGACGGCAGCTATCTGGTCTCCAATCCCGGCGGGCAGGACCGGGAGTATACGTTTACGTACCGGTTTCCGGCGCGGGACGGCATCTATGACAATTTTATGCTGTCGGTCGACGGCAACGAGGTCCGGGACCTTCAGCCGGTCGACGGGGCGGTCAGTCGGGAAATCCGGCTGGCGCCCGGAGAGCAGGCCCGTGTCCGCGTTTCGTACGGATCGCAGGGTCTGGATGAGTGGTGGTACGTGTTTGGCACGAACGTGGCCCAGGTACGCAACCTGAGCCTGACGATGTACACCGATTTCGGCGACATCGATTTTCCCGATGACGCCATCTCACCGACGTCGAAAGAGAAGACCGAGGATGGGTGGAAACTTACGTGGGCGTACGGCAACCTGATTTCCGGCGTGCAGATCGGCATGGTCATGCCCAAGAAGCTCAACCCCGGTCCGTTTGTCAGCCGGGTGAGTTTCTTTGCGCCGGTGTCGTTGTTCCTCTTTCTGTTTTTGATGTTTATGATTACGACCCTTCGTGATATCAAGATTCATCCGATGAACTACTTTTTCGTCTCGGCGGCCTTTTTCGCGTTCCATCTGCTGCTGGCGTATCTGGCCGATCATGTCGATATCCATATCGCGTTCGCGATCAGTGCGGTGGTGTCGATTCTGCTGGTGATTTCCTACATGCGGCTGGTAGTCGGGACGCGGTTTGCCCTCGTTGAGACGGGCCTCGCGCAGCTCGTGTACCTGGTTGCGTTTTCGTATGCGTTTTTCCTCGAGGGTTACACCGGTCTGACGATCACCGTGCTGTGTATCGTGACCCTGTTCGTGATGATGCAGCTGACGGGTCGGATAAACTGGGAAGAGAAGTTTGCGTCGATCAAGTCCGGCGATTCGCGCCCGGCGCGTTCGCTGGGTGGGCTGAGAGACAAGGGCGACTGA
- the trpS gene encoding tryptophan--tRNA ligase: protein MKDNALNQQTILSGMQPTGALHIGNLEGALRNWVSLQNDYHMFCCIVDWHALTADFENPSILKDRIFQMTIDWLAAGLSPERCAIFIQSEVKEHAELHLLFSMLITVPTLTRLPTYQEKQERLDSYGFLGYPVLQAADICLYGAHKVPVGKDQEKHVWLANDLAKRFNNLYGETLVEPEALFTRIPLILGADNRKMSKSYGNHIPIDATAEETSQILRKYYTDPLKVRKGDPGRPEQCPIFLLHKVYTPDADESIAPPCRTGELGCVECKRRLTAALNAALEPIRERRRELEQKPDYIWDVLADGGSRARARAGEVMDGVRTAMKMNYRKT, encoded by the coding sequence ATGAAAGACAACGCACTAAATCAGCAGACAATTCTGTCGGGGATGCAACCCACGGGTGCCCTTCATATTGGCAATCTCGAGGGTGCGCTGCGCAACTGGGTCAGCCTGCAAAACGACTACCACATGTTTTGCTGTATAGTCGACTGGCACGCCCTGACCGCCGATTTTGAGAACCCGTCCATTCTCAAGGACCGCATATTCCAGATGACGATCGACTGGCTGGCAGCGGGTCTGTCTCCGGAGCGATGCGCCATTTTCATCCAGTCCGAAGTGAAAGAGCACGCCGAGCTGCATTTGTTGTTCTCGATGCTTATCACGGTGCCGACCCTGACCCGCCTGCCGACCTATCAGGAAAAGCAGGAACGGCTGGATTCGTACGGTTTTCTCGGATATCCGGTGCTGCAGGCGGCCGACATCTGCCTCTACGGGGCGCATAAGGTGCCGGTCGGCAAGGATCAGGAAAAGCATGTCTGGCTGGCCAACGATCTGGCCAAGCGGTTCAACAATCTCTACGGCGAGACGCTGGTGGAACCGGAGGCGTTGTTCACCAGGATTCCGCTGATTCTCGGTGCGGACAATCGCAAGATGTCCAAGTCGTACGGGAATCACATTCCGATCGACGCCACCGCCGAGGAGACCTCGCAGATTCTTCGCAAGTATTACACCGACCCGCTCAAAGTGCGCAAGGGTGATCCGGGGCGTCCTGAGCAGTGTCCGATTTTCCTGTTGCACAAGGTGTATACGCCGGACGCCGACGAGTCGATCGCGCCGCCGTGCAGAACCGGTGAGCTGGGCTGTGTGGAGTGCAAGAGGCGGCTGACCGCCGCGCTTAACGCCGCCCTGGAGCCGATTCGCGAGCGACGCCGGGAGCTCGAGCAGAAGCCCGACTATATCTGGGACGTGCTCGCCGACGGCGGTTCGCGGGCGCGCGCGCGGGCCGGCGAGGTTATGGACGGCGTCAGAACAGCCATGAAAATGAATTACCGAAAGACGTGA
- a CDS encoding segregation/condensation protein A, with translation MVEELLNQHSENYRVNLEVFSGPLDLLLYLIRKEEVDIYDIPIARITQQYLRYIELMQVLNLEIAGEFILMAATLIRIKARLLLPRDESDPEENDPREELIMALVEYKKYKEASDILREKALIEERNYVPELPLGKIDAKVELEPGTSLFDLLTAFKEVMEQRRVEIVHEVNVEEIAIEDRIASIISYLQKRESATFAELFRDIPRKIVAIVTFIAMLELVRTRRIRVMQAEPFARLRVYRGDRFYEPREAIDLVDVGALQQIDERE, from the coding sequence ATGGTGGAAGAACTGCTCAACCAGCATTCCGAAAACTACCGGGTCAATCTCGAAGTCTTTTCCGGGCCGCTCGATCTGCTGCTGTATTTGATCCGCAAGGAAGAAGTAGATATCTACGACATACCGATCGCCCGGATCACCCAGCAGTACCTTCGGTATATCGAGTTGATGCAGGTGCTCAATCTCGAAATCGCCGGCGAGTTCATACTGATGGCGGCGACGCTGATTCGGATCAAGGCCCGCCTGCTGCTTCCCCGCGACGAGAGCGATCCCGAGGAAAACGATCCGCGCGAAGAGCTGATCATGGCGCTGGTCGAGTACAAAAAGTACAAGGAAGCATCGGACATTCTTCGCGAAAAGGCTCTGATCGAGGAGCGCAACTACGTTCCGGAACTGCCGCTGGGCAAGATCGACGCCAAAGTCGAGCTGGAGCCGGGCACGTCGTTGTTTGACCTGCTGACGGCCTTCAAGGAAGTGATGGAACAGCGCCGCGTGGAGATCGTGCACGAGGTGAACGTCGAAGAGATCGCGATCGAGGACCGAATCGCCAGTATCATATCCTATTTGCAGAAGCGCGAGTCCGCGACGTTTGCGGAGCTGTTCCGGGATATCCCGCGGAAGATCGTGGCAATCGTGACGTTTATCGCGATGCTGGAGCTGGTCCGGACCCGGCGGATACGGGTAATGCAGGCGGAGCCGTTCGCGCGGCTTCGGGTCTACCGCGGCGATCGTTTCTACGAACCGCGCGAGGCGATCGACCTGGTCGATGTCGGCGCGCTCCAGCAGATTGACGAGAGAGAATAA
- the scpB gene encoding SMC-Scp complex subunit ScpB — translation MEDTYLASSIEAIILASPEPISAKKIAGVLEDATPSRIGVAVARLNERYARTESSFRIREIAGGYQYYVLPEYAGFVEELYARRRKLRLTRAALETVAIIAYRQPVTKGEIEHIRGVASDGVLHNLLEKNMITIVGRADGVGKPLQYGTTDEFLKFFGLNQLEDLPKMSEIEELVRASDAKHQTELVLEEHVDGQVKFNIADGTYDPLERADESEIPERTDDRSTRESLSDATQDDDAVDDDDRADEDEPAGSPGRLILKQPPADTVAEDAVVDEESDRPELVEADPGENDEDRS, via the coding sequence ATGGAAGATACCTACCTGGCCTCATCGATCGAGGCGATCATCCTGGCGTCGCCGGAGCCCATTTCGGCGAAGAAAATCGCGGGCGTCCTGGAAGACGCCACGCCGTCGCGGATCGGAGTCGCGGTCGCCCGTCTCAACGAGCGGTACGCCCGCACGGAATCATCGTTTCGCATCCGCGAAATCGCAGGCGGCTACCAGTATTACGTACTGCCCGAGTATGCGGGGTTTGTCGAAGAGTTGTATGCGCGCCGCCGCAAGCTCCGTCTCACTCGCGCCGCGCTTGAAACGGTCGCGATTATCGCGTACCGGCAGCCGGTCACCAAAGGGGAGATCGAGCACATTCGCGGTGTCGCCTCGGACGGCGTGCTGCACAACCTGCTGGAGAAAAACATGATTACGATTGTCGGCCGCGCCGACGGGGTCGGCAAGCCGCTCCAGTACGGAACGACCGACGAGTTTCTGAAGTTTTTCGGGTTGAACCAACTCGAAGACCTACCGAAGATGTCAGAGATCGAGGAACTGGTACGCGCCTCCGACGCCAAGCATCAAACCGAGCTGGTGCTCGAGGAGCATGTCGACGGCCAGGTGAAATTCAATATTGCAGACGGAACGTACGATCCGCTGGAGCGGGCCGACGAAAGCGAAATACCCGAGCGAACTGACGATAGATCCACCAGAGAGTCTCTATCCGATGCGACACAAGACGACGATGCGGTCGATGACGATGATCGGGCCGACGAGGACGAGCCGGCCGGGTCGCCGGGCCGCCTGATTCTGAAACAGCCTCCCGCCGATACCGTGGCGGAAGATGCGGTCGTTGACGAGGAGTCCGACCGACCGGAACTCGTTGAAGCCGATCCCGGCGAGAACGACGAAGATCGGTCGTGA
- a CDS encoding pseudouridine synthase codes for MSQIRINKYLSLCGVTSRRGAVSLIEEGRVTVNNTVADRPGLIIDDETDVVKVDGADVSLVDKKVYVVLHKPRNVMTTLFDPFKRRTVNYYLKKLRERVYPVGRLDFDTTGVLLLTNDGDLAYRLAHPRYRVAKVYQARVKGHFKQEAAIQIDRGIVLDDGKVGKASVSILGFVRNTTRVRLTLTEGRKREVKQLCKKVGHPVEELERVEFAGITTKNLRAGQWRHLTPREVARLKALVGLA; via the coding sequence ATGTCGCAAATACGGATAAACAAATATCTCTCCCTGTGCGGCGTGACCTCGCGGCGCGGCGCGGTATCGTTGATTGAGGAAGGGCGGGTGACGGTCAACAACACGGTGGCCGATCGTCCGGGCCTGATTATCGACGATGAAACCGACGTGGTGAAAGTCGACGGCGCCGACGTGAGCCTGGTCGACAAAAAGGTCTATGTCGTACTGCATAAGCCTCGGAATGTGATGACCACGCTGTTTGATCCATTCAAGCGGCGAACGGTGAATTACTACCTCAAGAAGCTCCGGGAACGGGTGTACCCGGTGGGGCGGCTCGATTTCGATACCACCGGCGTGCTGCTTTTGACGAACGACGGAGATCTCGCTTATCGACTGGCCCATCCCCGTTATCGTGTGGCGAAGGTGTATCAGGCGCGGGTGAAGGGGCATTTCAAGCAGGAGGCGGCGATTCAGATCGACCGGGGCATCGTGCTTGACGACGGCAAGGTCGGGAAGGCGTCGGTATCGATTCTGGGGTTCGTCCGCAATACCACCCGGGTGCGTCTGACCTTGACGGAAGGGCGCAAACGGGAGGTCAAGCAGCTCTGCAAAAAAGTCGGTCACCCGGTCGAGGAACTGGAACGGGTGGAGTTTGCCGGGATCACAACGAAAAATCTTCGGGCCGGCCAGTGGCGTCACCTGACGCCGCGAGAAGTTGCACGCCTCAAGGCGTTGGTCGGACTCGCGTAA
- a CDS encoding ferritin family protein, with translation MNVFDFAMKMEQDGRAFYLEHADKVSHPQLKKILLELADDEAKHYAIFKALRDGQPTAYDEASRTGILNTVKNVFEELKAGNRVYSFPADARKIWAQAQEVEKKSENFYREKANEVGDKNQKHILNKIADEEHKHWVTMENVIRFLDRPKTWLEDAEWSNLEEY, from the coding sequence ATGAACGTGTTTGATTTTGCGATGAAGATGGAGCAGGACGGCCGCGCGTTTTACCTCGAGCATGCCGATAAAGTCAGCCATCCCCAGCTGAAGAAGATTCTGCTCGAACTGGCCGACGACGAGGCCAAGCATTATGCCATCTTCAAGGCGCTTCGCGACGGTCAGCCGACCGCGTACGACGAGGCCTCCAGAACCGGCATCCTGAACACGGTCAAAAACGTGTTCGAGGAGCTGAAAGCGGGAAATCGGGTCTATTCCTTCCCGGCCGACGCCCGGAAAATCTGGGCCCAGGCTCAGGAAGTCGAGAAGAAGTCCGAGAACTTCTATCGAGAGAAGGCGAACGAGGTTGGCGACAAAAACCAAAAGCACATTCTGAACAAAATCGCCGACGAAGAGCACAAGCACTGGGTCACGATGGAAAACGTGATTAGGTTCCTCGACCGGCCCAAAACCTGGCTCGAAGACGCCGAATGGAGCAATCTGGAAGAGTATTGA
- a CDS encoding peptidase MA family metallohydrolase: MTTAVRLVALIMLSLALSVAGFGATDKAIAGRWAEFYLDDPGDFELADSIVDRARSELIRLIRDSLAYRPSIHVVGRQWEFDSLVGGAFPDWGAAAAIPSRRTIVIKSPDRFNVQKSLAELLAHEYAHLALHDRTGWSEPPRWFDEGLAMLVSTEWDWSNNLTLSKAAVFGNFVPLREIERLNRFSAPRAEVAYAQSYVAVKYLFDEYRVDAVNTLLDWIRDAGRGDQRPTGGQPTVLDSALIAATGTDLAGFEAEFRVYLAGRFNIVSLLVDTMFLWVLLAAVIIIGGVLAIKRRRDYYRKWEEEDALGSKDFDYGNPDQPEETDDDEPWRR, encoded by the coding sequence ATGACAACCGCCGTGCGATTAGTCGCACTCATCATGTTGAGCCTTGCGCTCTCCGTCGCCGGTTTCGGGGCAACCGACAAGGCAATCGCCGGGAGATGGGCGGAGTTTTATCTCGATGACCCCGGAGATTTTGAGCTGGCGGATTCGATCGTAGACAGGGCGCGATCAGAACTGATACGGCTGATTCGTGACAGTCTGGCGTATCGCCCGTCTATTCATGTGGTCGGCCGTCAGTGGGAGTTCGACAGCCTTGTGGGGGGAGCGTTCCCGGACTGGGGCGCCGCGGCGGCTATACCGTCGCGCCGGACGATCGTCATCAAGTCGCCCGACCGTTTTAACGTGCAGAAGTCGCTTGCCGAACTGCTCGCCCACGAGTACGCACACCTTGCCCTGCACGACCGGACCGGGTGGAGCGAACCGCCGCGATGGTTCGACGAAGGGTTGGCGATGCTGGTGTCGACCGAATGGGACTGGTCGAACAACCTCACGCTCAGCAAAGCGGCGGTGTTCGGCAATTTCGTGCCGCTGCGCGAAATCGAGCGGCTCAATCGATTTTCGGCGCCGCGCGCCGAGGTTGCTTATGCGCAGTCGTATGTCGCGGTCAAATATCTGTTTGACGAATATCGGGTGGATGCTGTTAATACACTTCTGGACTGGATTCGCGATGCCGGTCGCGGCGATCAGCGCCCCACAGGCGGTCAGCCGACCGTTCTCGACAGCGCTCTCATTGCCGCAACCGGCACCGACCTGGCCGGGTTTGAAGCGGAGTTTCGCGTTTATCTTGCGGGACGGTTCAATATCGTTTCGCTACTGGTGGATACGATGTTTTTATGGGTATTGCTTGCCGCCGTGATCATTATCGGCGGCGTCCTCGCCATCAAGCGCCGCCGCGACTACTATCGCAAGTGGGAAGAGGAAGACGCGCTGGGGTCGAAAGACTTCGATTACGGGAATCCGGATCAACCGGAAGAGACCGACGACGACGAGCCATGGCGACGCTGA
- a CDS encoding efflux RND transporter periplasmic adaptor subunit, with product MRGRSDLIDPTPDGDRRRLSINEVCVKRIITVIVVLVVLLGGAYGVNAIFSTSADVPTATVLKDEFVISLKASGTVDAKRAFTISAPRVRGLQITWLAPEGSVAKEGDPIIRFDATQQTADLNEFQSSLKIAQTTLERSKKEYTIQEKQLTLEVQKAQRKYDEMKHEAPALAEEARLELELAELNFQARLDQIKSDMAKAELEVQRAQDKVTMAQKELAQMTMAAPIPGMVVYLEIWKGGSMGKVQEGDAPWPGQGLVNLPDLSEMIVKATASEVDAFMVDSGQAVEITLDAFPDKKYAGVVTKKGTLARKKDMNSKINVFDVEVLFLEQDEELKPGMSASANIIVDRIPDVVSVPLESVFERDGKTVVYLSGGDRRDVEVGRRNDMEIEITSGLSGGEKVCLVDPSLESQSLPGDKATEPELNQGRGQRQAPPSNPSGRRGRR from the coding sequence ATGAGAGGTCGGTCCGATTTGATTGATCCGACGCCGGACGGCGATCGCCGGCGGCTTTCGATAAACGAGGTGTGTGTGAAACGTATCATCACGGTTATTGTCGTTCTGGTTGTTCTCCTCGGCGGCGCCTACGGCGTCAACGCCATCTTCTCTACGTCGGCGGATGTACCCACTGCAACCGTCCTGAAGGACGAGTTTGTCATATCGCTGAAGGCCAGCGGCACCGTTGACGCCAAGCGGGCGTTCACGATTTCGGCGCCGCGGGTCCGGGGGCTTCAGATAACGTGGCTGGCGCCCGAAGGCAGCGTCGCCAAGGAGGGCGATCCGATCATTCGGTTCGACGCCACGCAGCAGACGGCCGATCTGAACGAATTCCAATCGTCCCTCAAAATCGCCCAGACCACGCTCGAGCGATCCAAGAAGGAGTATACGATTCAGGAAAAGCAGCTGACGCTGGAGGTGCAGAAGGCGCAGCGAAAGTACGACGAGATGAAGCACGAGGCGCCCGCGCTGGCCGAAGAGGCGCGGCTGGAACTGGAGCTGGCCGAGTTGAATTTTCAGGCGCGGCTCGACCAGATCAAGTCCGACATGGCCAAGGCCGAACTCGAGGTCCAGCGCGCCCAGGACAAAGTGACGATGGCGCAAAAGGAACTTGCCCAGATGACCATGGCCGCTCCCATTCCCGGGATGGTGGTGTATCTCGAGATCTGGAAAGGCGGCTCCATGGGCAAGGTGCAGGAAGGGGATGCGCCGTGGCCCGGGCAGGGTCTCGTCAACCTTCCCGACTTGAGCGAGATGATCGTCAAGGCGACCGCCTCCGAGGTCGACGCTTTCATGGTCGATTCGGGGCAGGCGGTCGAGATAACGCTCGACGCGTTCCCGGACAAGAAGTATGCGGGCGTGGTGACCAAGAAAGGCACGTTGGCCCGCAAGAAAGACATGAACTCAAAAATCAACGTGTTTGACGTGGAAGTGCTTTTCCTGGAGCAGGACGAGGAACTCAAGCCCGGCATGTCCGCCTCGGCGAACATCATTGTCGATCGCATTCCCGATGTCGTCTCGGTGCCTCTGGAGTCGGTTTTTGAACGGGACGGCAAGACCGTTGTCTACCTCAGCGGCGGCGACCGTCGCGATGTGGAAGTTGGTCGACGCAACGACATGGAGATCGAGATCACAAGCGGATTGTCCGGCGGGGAGAAGGTCTGTTTGGTCGACCCCTCGCTTGAATCGCAGAGCCTCCCGGGCGACAAGGCGACCGAACCGGAGTTGAATCAGGGCCGGGGACAGCGACAGGCGCCACCGTCGAACCCATCGGGTCGCCGGGGACGTCGATGA